Within Candidatus Gracilibacteria bacterium, the genomic segment TTTTGGAGACACATCAGTCGAAAAGACCGAAAAAGAAGGTTTTTCTTATCAGGATATTTCTCTTCGAGATCTTTGAGTGTATAAAAATTTCCTGCCGATTTGGACATTTTTTTGTTATCCACCAAGAGATGACCGGTGTGCAGCCAGTAGTTGCTAAATGTTTTTCCCGTGACGCCTTCTGTTTGAGCGATTTCGTTTTGATGATGGGGGAAGATGAGATCACATCCACCCATATGAATATCTATCTGTTCGCCATGACCCCACATATTACAAGCACTACACTCGATATGCCATCCTGGTCTTCACTTGAGAGTGACCGTTACCAACCCCCCCTGCCCCCCCTTGACAGGGGGGAGAATATCAGCTTGTTTTTTGCTCGTCACTCGTCACTCGTCACTCGTCACTTGGAATTTCGCTTCCCAAAAATTTTCCCCATCAGCTGCATCGTACCCTTTCCAGAGAGCAAAGTCGCTTACATTCTCTTTCTCATATTCATCAGACTTGGTTCGTTCTCCTGCTCCAGCTTTCATACCTTTCATATCCAGATGAGCCAGGTTTCCATAGTTTTTAGATGTCCGGATATCAAAATACACGGAACCATCATCGGAAATATAGGCGTGTTTTTTATCGAGAAGTTTTTGAATAATTTCTACCATTTCAGGAACAAGCTCGGAGATAGGTTTGAAACGATTGAAACTCGTGATATTAAGTTTCTTTAAATCTTCAAAAAAGTACCGAGTATACATCTCGGTAAATTCCTTGAGAGATATTTTTGCTTTCTGACTATCACGAATAGTCTTGTCATCTATATCAGTCAGATTCATCAGCGGGTGCACTTCATACCCCAGAAACTGCATCGAACGAATCA encodes:
- a CDS encoding cysteine--tRNA ligase; this translates as MLHLYNTLSRTIEPFKPLSEDTVKFYVCGPTVYNYAQIGNLCCYTLSDIVIRSMQFLGYEVHPLMNLTDIDDKTIRDSQKAKISLKEFTEMYTRYFFEDLKKLNITSFNRFKPISELVPEMVEIIQKLLDKKHAYISDDGSVYFDIRTSKNYGNLAHLDMKGMKAGAGERTKSDEYEKENVSDFALWKGYDAADGENFWEAKFQVTSDEGRVTSKKQADILPPVKGGQGGLVTVTLKGRPGWHIECSACNMWGHGEQIDIHMGGCDLIFPHHQNEIAQTEGVTGKTFSNYWLHTGHLLVDNKKMSKSAGNFYTLKDLEEKYPDKKNLLFRSFRLMCLQNRYRENFNFTFDRLESAMMTIGNIDNFLKRLRSYNPHLHGKFRRDFRDYLQTAMQGFVADIENDIDTVHAVTHIFDCISEVNRAIDEQKLSDSEKNATIDILKSWDSVFGIIDWSLAEEQKIPETIQKLIEERTLAKQEKNFQRADEVRKEIEAQGYQIIDGKDGTSVEKK